From the genome of Stigmatopora nigra isolate UIUO_SnigA chromosome 2, RoL_Snig_1.1, whole genome shotgun sequence:
ATTTGTCCAACAATGACGTGGATTATTTAATAATGGGATGTTTTACATCTTTGCATGGCccctttaatatattatatgtatcaGCGGTCCAGGGAAAGAGTAGTGgcatgtccgcctcacagttctgagacgGAGGGTTCACCTTTCTGTGCagagtttgcattttttcccatgcttgcgtgggtttttttccgggttaCATGATGTCAGCTGATCTTGAAAAATGCCACATATCGACCaaccttttttctttctaatctTGTTCGGGGTTGCTAATTTATTcacataaaaacaatttatgccacatttttgtgtgtgtaaactCTTCTTCCAGGGCATTTTTTCTCCATCCGGCACAAAATGTACGCAAGATGGCTGAACGGAACGTACCAAGGACAGGATCTTCCTGCGTACCATACCACCAACACAAGAGCCCTTTGTTTGGGAGGAGGAGCCTCCAACACGCAGCAACCGACGCAAGGTTCTTATCAGACAGTGCCAGCAAATTATTTTGCCAACAAGATCCCATTCGTCCAGCCTGGCCAACCTAAGCTCCACCCTCAAGGAGGACATCAGTACCATAACAAAGTACCCCAAGTGACCGTAAATGTCAAGCCAGCTCAGAATAGCAATAACCCAAAATCAATTACGCCGTATATTGATCGCCGGTTGAACCAACTGTTGTTCTTATCCTCTGGATCGCCTCGTACGCCGGTACCTGTTCTTCAATACAAGGTGAAAAACGGGTCATCGCAAGTTCTTCAAGTGGGTGTCTTCGGAACTACGACGCTTTCCGTTCCGACGGTGAACTCGCAGACGGTCAAGCAGGTCACCCACAACACCGAAGCCTTTTCTACGCACAACGTCCAAACCGTCACAGTCTGTAAAACTAGAAATGGACCGTATCCTCTGCGGGAACCTAGACCAGACGTGTGTGCGCTCACAAGCGCGGTAAAGTCTCATCCCGGACAACCGGCGCCGCTTTCCAACAGGAACCACCCGACGAAGCAATCATCGTACCCCGACGGCCAAGCTGGCGCCAAAGGAGACAGATCCAATGTCAACAGAACCTACGCGCGGGAGACCGTGCACAGAAAAACAACGAAAGAACAGCAGCGTCCGCTGTCAGCGGGTTACCTGAATACCTCGCAGAGCGGGGAAAGTGCCCCCCCGTCAACGGCCATACTCAACGACTGCTCCAATACGGCGAGAGTCGTCGCCGTGGTGCAACCCCTGTCTCCGATTGGCAACGTCACCACCCCTTCGGAGAAGTCGCCCGGGTGGGATCGGTGCCAGTCCGTCAAAAGCATCCGGCTGGCCGAAAAGCATCCGGTGTTAACGCAGTTTCTCAAAGAAGCAGAAGGCGCCGATCTTAAAGTCCCTCCCGCTAAAGCGTCCTCGCCGCAGGCTCTGGAGAAGGAAGGCGGGGTTAAAAAGGAGGAGACGCCGATCCTAACGCAACCCCAAACTTCGGACATGTCTTCTCTCAAGACAGAGAATTGGACCGCGACAAGTTTAGCTTTGTTAATCGAAACGTTGGAAGAGCAAGCGGGAAAATCCAACAGTAATGCCAAAAGCATTTCGTTCAAACAAGCAATGAATAAGTTTTGGAACTCGGGTTCTCGATtaaaacagtattgtttcaaggAAGCGTACAACAAGATCTTGTTATACTCCCAGGTGTTTTTCCACGCCTTGAAACTGAGTAGAGACTCGGTCGTGTTCTCGCACGTGGACATCTCATTGGCCGAGCGATTGAAAAATGTTCAGGTTCTTAAAGATGGAGAGGTCTACAAAGAAGCGCCCCCCTACACGTCGTCATGGAAGAATCAAAATGAAGCGCTGGATGATATCGACAAAGATTTTGGTCCAAATATCTACTACAAACCGCCACGTGACAAAGAAGCCGACCCGCTGCAAAAAGTCCCCGACCCGCTGCAAAAAGTTTCCGACCCACTGCAAAAAGTCCCCGACCCGCTGCAAAAAGTCCCCGATCCGCTGCAAAAAGTCCCCGACCCGCTGCAAAATGTCCCCGACCCGCTGCAAAATGTCCCCGACCCGCTGCAAAAAGTCCCCGACCCGCTGCAAATAGTCCCCCACCCGCTGCAAAAAGTCCCCGACCCGCTGCAAAAAGTCCCCGACCCGCTGCAAAAAGTCCCCGACCCGCTGCAAAAAGTCCTCGACGTCCCACCACAGACCGTTGACACGACTCCCGGATTTGACTCGGAAACAATGGATGAGGAAAGCCACGATCCGCTTTATTCGATCGAAATCCAAGTTCTCCATCCGGAAGAAGCAAAGGCCATTTTTGAAAAAGGTTGCAAGCTGTCACAAAGTCCACAAAGTATTGGTCAACCAGAGGAGCTTTCCCATATTTCTGATGCATTGATTGAGGAAACGCCCCAGGATCTTCAGGTCCAAAGAGACTCAAACGATTATTGTGGTGCTTTGATAGAGGAACCTTTCCAGGATGTTGAGAACTCAAATACAGATCTTTCCATCCAAGAATTCTGCTGCATTGAGAAGTGGAAAGAAATCATCCTGGGTTGCCAATCACCTTTGGAGCAAAAGTGCCGATGTAGAGAAGATCGGAGTGATAAAAGTCAACAAATCAACAGTCAGCAGTTGTCAGTGTTTCACTCAGTGGATGGAAACACGGAATCCACCAGTGAGGAGACTGTGTTCGGCAACCTCTCGTCAATAAAATGGCATCCAAAATGCAACGAAGGCGGCGAGACTTTTGAATTGCTCGATGACAACGAAATGTTTGAAGAGCCTGAAGAAACCCGAACACAAATCCAAATGGAAAACAATTATGATATCTCCAATGGTGATAGCACCCAAATCTTTGAATTAACTGACGACGAAATGGAAGAAGAGCCTGAAGAAACCCGATCAGAAATCCAATGTGAAAACAAATATATGATCTCCAATCACGCCAGCACCCAAACCTTTAAGTTAATAGACAACGAAATGGAAGAACAGCCTGAAAAAAGCCGGTCAGAAATCAAAACAGAGAACAAATGTGATATTTACAATTGTGGTAAAACCCAAACCATTGAATTAATTGTCAATGAAATGGAAGAACGGCCTGAAAAAAGCTGGACAGAAATCAAAACGGAGAACAAATATGATATTTCCAATCGTGTTAAAACCCAAACCATTGAATTAATTGACGAAATGGAAGAAACCCAAGCAGAAATCGTAGGGGAAAGCAAAAGCAAAGTCTCCAACAGTGATGTCATCGAAATTTCTGATGACAGTGGTGATGATTTCCACCAGTTTGATTCCCAACCCACAGAACCGTCTCAGTCCACCGAGAACCCCAACAACGCGAATCATTCTTTCACCCCAAATCAAGCTCCGGAAATCCAAGGGGAAAGCAAAAACAACGTCTCTGCCGGTGATGTCATTGAAATTTCTGATGACAGTGGTGATGACTTCCACCAGGTTGATCCCCAACCCACAGAACCATCTCAGTCCACCGAAAACCCCAACAACGTGGATGATTCTCGCACCCCAAATCAATCTCCAATTGGGATTTCGCCAGTGCAAACTTGGCCTCTGGAACCCGAACCTCCAAGCGGCATCAAGCCCAAAAACCCGGACGACAAACCACCACCGCAAATGAACGAACGCaaacggaaaaaaatgaaccaccCCAATAGTCTTTTACCGGGCCTGAAAAAGTTGATAAACAAGAAGAAACACGATTCTTATAAAGCTTATAAAGCTGGAGCTTTGAACGACGAGTCCGTTGAAAGTTCTGACAGAAACACGACGGTGGCCACCAAGAAAACCGTCCGACTGAATCTCTTTGGTTTCTTACAGAGAGAAAAGCAATATTGCAGTTCCTACAAAGCGGCACCACCCGAAGTCATTTACGCTCAGGTGGAGACCGGGACCAAACGCAAGGGATCCAAGTCAGCCCCCAAATCGGCCAAAAGCCCTTTATTTGAAACTCTAATAGAGGTCCACGGCGAAAGGACCACAATTCGCCATGGAAAATGTAGTTCCAGGAAAGACAAAAAGGCTGTCTCCGTTCCACGAGACCAGATCACGACTGATGACGGAAGTCAAAGTTCAGTCTCGGAAAATGTCCTTAATTTCACCGTTCTGCCCAAAAGCTTCAACTTTAAAGATGCCTCAGCAAGTCAGAAAAGAACGGCGAAATTTTCTAATGGTACGTCACCACAAAATCGGAAGTTTACTGAGTATTGGGGTCAAGTGAAGAGAAATAGGGAAATGAGAAAAAGGTCGGCCGTAGTATAGTTGTAGTATCACTACgagaaaagccattttcctATAAGATTACAACCATACTATTAGATGAacaaccgtattttctcgcatatacgttGTATTTGCCGCTCCAAAAAACGATGACTGTATTGAGggcacggcttatatgtgcacaaattagacttgacatgcacgaaaccgcaaggtgacaaagacgaaacgccataacgcacgacaatatggtcatttatttcaaattacaaaaaagataaacagataaaacgcttaacCAAATaaattttgacgtctataaatgaaattcaaatagaaaaaaaattgactaccATTGCTCGCTTAGGGCGCCGCCATCCTACCCAGGAATTACAAACGAGACTGctacagacacacttcctggttgtactgctcacctgacttactttttgaatttgaaattgtcaaattcaaccattttaaggcatttttaaagGTACGGCTTCTAcgcagaggcggcttatatgcgagaaaacttTACTTGATATAGCTTGTCCATTTCTCTGTTCTGTGTCTGACCTGCTAGCCAAAATGTATTAGCGCATGTCCCTTAACCAACTTTAAATTCTTCCAGATGGCTCTTCATCACAATTACAAGCTCCGAGCCCCTGTAAAAAGAGCCGAGGTAACCCGCCTGCAACttctcaaaactttttttttttttatctcatctAAATGCTGGTAAATTTGTTGTGTCTGCGACTTTACAGTTGAATCCTGGAGATCTTTTCCGGCCAAGAAATCCTTCTCCACATCCAAAAAGGACAATATCTTTGCTGAATATCGGAAGAAATACAAGAACGGGACACAGTAACTAAAAAGGTCATTTCATCCTTTGTTTCATTGTGAAGAGGTGGCAAAACTTGTTTACATAACTCTTTATGGCCGCCTCCATGCGTGAGATAAGAgtcgtttaaaaaaataaatgtgaaaaggGAAGTACCGCAACGGCCCGCCACGTCTGACAATGTAGTTAGCCACTATGTAAATACAAAAGACTCTTGAATGTTTTGATATTGCCGAGCAAGTATTTTTGTTTACGGTGCACTTGGTgtaatacactatatattttTCGGTTCATAAGCTGtttagttttgttattttttgtgtggatttgttttatttttttacaattgtcaaatcattcattaaaatccaaaaaatatattttttttaattctttgatTTCTCACAACAAATATTAAACGGTGTTGAGCCCAAACTTAATTCCTCGAAACCAAAATGTGAAGTAGAATCCATTCAACTTTATTGAACAACTCCTTCCGGAACAAATTGCCAAACGGCGCTAGAAGTAAGACCGTAATTCTCCTCTCGTACGGGTCCGGGTAGGTCAAATTGGGCCAGTTTATGTAGAAGCTTTTCAATACGAGGTTTTTGGAATGGTGCCCTTCCGGGATCTCCGACCAGAACTCGGCTTCGGTGCGCTCGGACGCAACGTTCCAACCAAACGCGAAGACGGCCGGAGAGCGCTTTGTCGTAGAACATGTCGCCGAGGAGAATCAGGTCAAAGTGGGCTGGATCTGAAGCCACCAGGTCTCTGGTCACGCACAGTGGAGGATCCAGACCGTTGAGCTCAAAGTTCATGCGGGTTGCAAGCGTGGCCACTGGGGAAGAAAATGGGGGTAAAGAGTCATTAAAAATAGGCAATGACAGAGTATTTTTGCGCATTCTTGTGGTTACAGGAGTCTTACATTGACATTTACATGCATTATTGACCATTTTATTTCGAGGAATGCTACTAACTGAATAACGAGTGTGCTTCTAATAGTAGTTGATCAGCAAAGCTTCACTTACAAGGCCTTTTTGACTTTGCTCACGCTAATCAAAGGGTCTTGTTTATCTTGTTGATCTTGTCACAAGTATGACTTACTTCCTGATGAGGTTCTTGTGTTTACTTTCAAAACAGTCGTTCCTTTGTAATGGACATAGATAGGCTTAGGAAGGAGGATAGCATCATAAAACTGTTCTCGAGCCCCCAAGCGTGGGGGAGTAGTCTAGACTAGCTTTTCTGGCCAGACTTTGTCTTTTGAAAACTCGGTCCATCTCTTTACTTCTTTGTGGTCCTATTTACAAAAGCACCCTAATTTTAAGGGCAGGGTTAATAAGTAAGAGGgttgtgtgggtatgtgtggtGTGAGCTTAGCTTGGCAAAGCATACACGTCGATACGGCTGGTGATCGCCAGCAAGGTCAAATATGTCAACAAGGCTGTTGTTTTTGGCCATCTTCCCGCAACATTCTGCAATGGTCATTGTTTTGGGTCCATTGTTGCTTCCCAGCCTTGACACTTTGTAAGTCTCACAACAGTTTCACAACCATGCATAAGATGTCCTTGCAAAAGGAGTTCTTTGTTGCTGGCAAAAGTGTGTATACATTGTAGCAAATGTAGAATAATTGATAAATGATGCGGATGTGAGAAAGAATCTCTTGACTGACTCTTGGCAATTAAACTGTCTTATCACTAAGGTGCTTGAGAATAATGGTGGGATCCTCCTCATGGTACCAAGGCCACAGCTGGATTTTGTCATGCCTCCCTATCTCAACCCTGAGATAAGCACAGCTCACTATGAATAATGGTCAGCCTGTGTTGAGTCCATCACTTGCCTGGCTCAATTCCTGCCACTAGTTgttgtgtgttttcccagtaaaaaaacattatttattaatgtttttttttattgggaaaatgcactttgtgacgtcgcactaccaattttgttacacacagctgtgtataatgacaaggcttttgattgattggggAAACGTTTCGAGGTTGGGTGGTATTGAAGATGATGTGTTGAGCTATGGAAGAATGAATCAGCAAATTCTGCTTGTAAGATAATATTGTAAGAAAAGATGACAAAGACGCTTGGTAATTgcttgtatcagtttttgtaagtatagaaacattgtAATCTTAGAGAGTCGACGATCCATCAGAATTGGCCCAAAGCTTgatcgttgtcatggagacttgccacttattaatcagactttgcccagagttggtcgttgtcatggagacttgtCACTGATTGATCAGACTTTGCCCACTTTGGTCATTGTCATAGAAACTGGTATACAGCATAGAGTTGTATAGTAGTCAAAAGTATACATTTGAGTACATAACAGTTCAcactgcagatttttttcttaggtGCCAGTTTGAGTCGATGCTAGCCAACCCCCCCATCCCTGGTTTAGGTGTCATGCGTGGAAGTTTGGCACCGTGAAGAAAACATTTGCGACTAAGGCAGTCAAAATATTAGATTAAAAGGCACCAAAGCATGTTTATTAGAAACTTTCATGACTGGACTTCTACAATGTGAGATAGTGGGAATAACCTTGACTTTGAATGTTATCAAATGGGTCAAATTTGTTGATAACTAATTGGGTGTGACTACTGTAGCATCTGTTTTAGGGAAGGTCGCATTGGTGAACCGCTACTAACATTTAAAAGGAGCACAAATGTGAAATGTAACAGCTTTGGAAGTTGTTTATTTAGGCAGGCAGAGTTCAAAAGGCCATGAAGACCTTTTTAAAAGAACAACTAAGCAGAAAAGGAGTGGGCTGTGTATCTTATCGACTGACGGTAGACGCAATAATCTATCTACATTCCTTCAGTCTGGTAGGGTACGTGGCCATTCgtcatttggggaaaaacatTTCTTTCATAAGTTGCCAATCACAATTAGAAGGTAAATGGACATTGTCATGGAGACTTGACAATAATTAATCAAACTTTGCCATGCAAGTTTGgttgttgtcatggagacttgacactgattaatcaggCTTTACCCAAAGTTTGGTTGTTGTCATAgagacttgacactgattaacCAGACTTTGCTCCTGAAGCTGTTTTACAGACCCAACATTAGGTTTCAAGATTTCTGTTCACTGGTCCTGCACTAACTCTGCAAAAGTTCTAGAAATCTTGCCCATTTCAAGACATATGGCAAGAATGAAGTCACATGACGTACGGTCCTGGCCGCTGACCTGTTTTCGATTCGCCCCGGCGGCTTGAAACTCATACCATATTGCCCTTTTGACCTCTGGTAGACATGAGTGGTTTTTGCTCAAAGAAACTGACCCTTTTGTAAGAAAGTGGACTGCAATGttacataaattattttttggaccGTATTTCCTCACATATAAGCCCGATTAGTAACAAAAAATAGATAACTGAATCaagggtggcttatatgtgagtagaTTGAGTGatgttttgagtattttttttaaatacactttgagaggattctatcatttaattggtGTGTAAAACATGTGAAAGTGGGACTGCTCCCATTTAATGGGAACACTCACCCGAGTCAATGTCGTTGGCGACCACTCGTTCGGCGCCGCAAAGTTTTGCCGCGATGGCCGTCGCTCCGCAGCCGCTTCCGAGATCCAAAACGGATTTCCCAAAACATACTCCGGGGTTGTTAAGGAGATACCTGTGGATAAAAGTTTTGACACAAGCCGGATTTGACTCAATGCCCCCCCACTGATGGCGTTAAGACGTACAATCCTAGTAATTGCTCACCTGGAAAGGGCTTGCCCTCCTGGCCAGTATATGGCCCAGTATGGGTCATCGAAAGGCCAAAGTTCGGGTCTTTCGAACCAAAATCGACAGTTGGGAGTAAAAAGTCGAAGTTTGATCTCTGGTGTCAGGCTCTTATCACTAAGAATTTCTGTGTTGTCTGAAATGAACTTCCGGATTGATTCTTCATTCAGACACTCAATTGAAAAACACCTAAAGGTCACTTGAAGAGATTTGAACGAAAACAAGCTACAAGTGCTCAGAAATTTCAACATGACGTCATATTATCTCTGCCAATCATAATGTGTAGAAATTTAAATATGACGTCATACTATCTCCGTGCCAATCATAATAGGCTACAAAACGTCACATTTCCAAACGTCCAAACTTCCAGTTCGGTTCGAAATAGGAAAAAGAGGTTTGTTTTGATACCGTGTAGAAACAAGCGGGAGTAACATGTTCTGGATCATTTGGTTCCCACAAACTCGTCAAGTTTTACTAGACTATGACTTATTTGGCATTAACAGCTTAAATAGAggtttgaatatatatttaatttaaaaataaacaaaaatataactaAATATATGCTGTTTATTTCATGCTAAATCATCTTCAAAAAAGAAACGAGATAATGAAAACGAagacatatattttaaaatggatgATACACTGCCGTCTGCTGGTCACTTGAGAAATCGCTCCATTTAGTATTGCGTATTTAAATGCTGCGTTCTCCTTCATTGCAACATGTTGTTTTGACATGTTGTTTTGGGTGCTTATGATAATAAATACtgttattgtatttgtattttaaaaaatacacttagAAATGATTGATATGTTCAAAAGAAGTAGAGCGCTTTGCTGGTCCAAATTTCAACTCACCTCTTATGAAAATTGGTATGATTATGATTTGGGggaattaaatgtaattttctgttaattttgggtcatttagtGACCATTTCCTGCTGGTTTTCAGGCTTTTGAATCTAGCAGTACAGAACGCTCATTTATGAGGCAAAAAGCATCTTGAACTTGAAGGCCAACCTGCTGCTAAATCCAATAGGAAGCAAAATGTGACTCCAGACTTGATTTCAGcaaaatattgctttttttattgaccATTCTGAAAAGGCGACAGAATTCTCCCCAAGGGGGAACTCATAACTCTTTAGAAAAATGCTTTGGGCGCACTCCGCCGTAAACAAAAGGTTTTATTTTGGGAGGAGCGACTTTTTATGTGGCGCTACAACAGGCTGAAAATGCTGCCATAGAATTTTTGTCCTGTAATGGCCTCAACAACTTCAAAGTCATGTCAGCAATGTGTCGTCAAGCCGTCCGACCGGTTGCCTTTATAACTTTAATAACTGTGATTAGATTACAAAAGCGAGGCCTTTTTTCTGTTGCCACCGAAACCACATTacaatgaggaaaaaatatcaGCTTATTGTAGCTCCACTTGTCTGTGGTGATGTAATTTGTGGGTGCTACGCCCGTGACTGTAAATGGGGGTCCATGAAGCTAAGCTTCTTGGATGTAGTAAGTCCAAAGATGGCACTCAAAAGCATCCTTTTCAACCAATCCTTTGCATATCTAAGTTTGTTTGTAAGTTGAAATATTCTCTTGTGgtggcatttgtaagtagaggtaccaccaTTGTAGTACATCTATTCAAAACAACCAAGCCAATGTGATGGATTCAAAGATTTTGGAGAGTATTTGATACCCTTGAAAAGCATAAGTTAAAAGAATAATGCTGTCATGTATATTTCTTCCCACGagtctaaaaaaatgtcatccttcCAGTTCAAATAGGATTCAACTTTTGCGAGCACTCCACGTTGACCTTGGCGTCATCGTCGGTGGGCCGCCTGGATTGGAGCGCGTCCTTCTTCCGTGAGTTCCAGCTCCTCTTCATCAGCACCGCGGCCACCAACCCTCCCAAGATGGCCACGACCGCCGCCCCCGCCACCAATTGGGAGCCCCCGGCCAACGCGGCCAACTGGGAGTCCTCGGGTGTGTTTTCCACCCAAATCAAACGGTTTTCCTGTTTGAAAATACACCTAGGCGTTTTGTACCAATACTGGCCGTCGGCGTATTCGCCGTAGTCGTCATCGTCGTAGGCGTCGGCGTAGTCGTAGTCGGAGTCCGACCAATCTGTCTCCTCCAGGGCCACGCACCAGTAAAATCCACCGTCCCCTTGACGGGCGTCGTAGAGCCTCAGCGAAAAGTCTTTCTCCGACCAGGACGTCCGGCCCCGCAGGTCTTCCGGCACTTCCACGGAATCATCCTGGGAGTCGTGGACCAGCTCGCGGCGCCCCGACGGTTCCTCCCGGAACCACAGCACCCTTTTAGGGGCCTCCCGTCCCACCTGGCACTCCAGCGTGACGTCGGTGCCACGGCGGCGGCTCTTCTCTCGGACGGCCCCACGGGGGCACAGCGACAGCGAGTACTGCAAGTCCAGCGCGGCCGCCACGCAGGAATACTCGCCACCGTGCCGGAAGGAGACGGTGGGGATGAGTAGGGAGAAGTCGCCGGCTTTGGTTGACAGGTGCATCTGCGCCGTGCTCCCGCCACTGGCGTTGACGTTCCCCAGCGGTGTCTCCCACAGCTGGTTGCGACTTTCCAGAGGGCAACTCAGT
Proteins encoded in this window:
- the amn1 gene encoding protein AMN1 homolog, whose product is MYARWLNGTYQGQDLPAYHTTNTRALCLGGGASNTQQPTQGSYQTVPANYFANKIPFVQPGQPKLHPQGGHQYHNKVPQVTVNVKPAQNSNNPKSITPYIDRRLNQLLFLSSGSPRTPVPVLQYKVKNGSSQVLQVGVFGTTTLSVPTVNSQTVKQVTHNTEAFSTHNVQTVTVCKTRNGPYPLREPRPDVCALTSAVKSHPGQPAPLSNRNHPTKQSSYPDGQAGAKGDRSNVNRTYARETVHRKTTKEQQRPLSAGYLNTSQSGESAPPSTAILNDCSNTARVVAVVQPLSPIGNVTTPSEKSPGWDRCQSVKSIRLAEKHPVLTQFLKEAEGADLKVPPAKASSPQALEKEGGVKKEETPILTQPQTSDMSSLKTENWTATSLALLIETLEEQAGKSNSNAKSISFKQAMNKFWNSGSRLKQYCFKEAYNKILLYSQVFFHALKLSRDSVVFSHVDISLAERLKNVQVLKDGEVYKEAPPYTSSWKNQNEALDDIDKDFGPNIYYKPPRDKEADPLQKVPDPLQKVSDPLQKVPDPLQKVPDPLQKVPDPLQNVPDPLQNVPDPLQKVPDPLQIVPHPLQKVPDPLQKVPDPLQKVPDPLQKVLDVPPQTVDTTPGFDSETMDEESHDPLYSIEIQVLHPEEAKAIFEKGCKLSQSPQSIGQPEELSHISDALIEETPQDLQVQRDSNDYCGALIEEPFQDVENSNTDLSIQEFCCIEKWKEIILGCQSPLEQKCRCREDRSDKSQQINSQQLSVFHSVDGNTESTSEETVFGNLSSIKWHPKCNEGGETFELLDDNEMFEEPEETRTQIQMENNYDISNGDSTQIFELTDDEMEEEPEETRSEIQCENKYMISNHASTQTFKLIDNEMEEQPEKSRSEIKTENKCDIYNCGKTQTIELIVNEMEERPEKSWTEIKTENKYDISNRVKTQTIELIDEMEETQAEIVGESKSKVSNSDVIEISDDSGDDFHQFDSQPTEPSQSTENPNNANHSFTPNQAPEIQGESKNNVSAGDVIEISDDSGDDFHQVDPQPTEPSQSTENPNNVDDSRTPNQSPIGISPVQTWPLEPEPPSGIKPKNPDDKPPPQMNERKRKKMNHPNSLLPGLKKLINKKKHDSYKAYKAGALNDESVESSDRNTTVATKKTVRLNLFGFLQREKQYCSSYKAAPPEVIYAQVETGTKRKGSKSAPKSAKSPLFETLIEVHGERTTIRHGKCSSRKDKKAVSVPRDQITTDDGSQSSVSENVLNFTVLPKSFNFKDASASQKRTAKFSNDGSSSQLQAPSPCKKSRVESWRSFPAKKSFSTSKKDNIFAEYRKKYKNGTQ
- the etfbkmt gene encoding electron transfer flavoprotein beta subunit lysine methyltransferase encodes the protein MLKFLSTCSLFSFKSLQVTFRCFSIECLNEESIRKFISDNTEILSDKSLTPEIKLRLFTPNCRFWFERPELWPFDDPYWAIYWPGGQALSRYLLNNPGVCFGKSVLDLGSGCGATAIAAKLCGAERVVANDIDSVATLATRMNFELNGLDPPLCVTRDLVASDPAHFDLILLGDMFYDKALSGRLRVWLERCVRAHRSRVLVGDPGRAPFQKPRIEKLLHKLAQFDLPGPVREENYGLTSSAVWQFVPEGVVQ